The following are encoded together in the Culex pipiens pallens isolate TS chromosome 1, TS_CPP_V2, whole genome shotgun sequence genome:
- the LOC120427901 gene encoding allantoicase-like — translation MSSVVQKTVEPAFVQLSELASKSSGGRILFATDDWFAPAEWMLADSEPVFVADKYTTFGKWMDGWETRRKRIAGHDWCIVRLTAPARVCGIMVDTAHFTGNFAPRFSLQGALLDVTEEESIPERGREMMGTACSEKELQLMAALGSDRWKEIIEMTPLKPGYEDTRKQYFSVTSDQVFSHLRVNIFPDGGIARLRVFGQVQPNLQALASTGRLVDLLGMLNGGQCLTFSNAHYGHPRNLCKPNRGINMGDGWETARRLDRPPVLKTDRQGILQVPGCEWAIFKLCSPRSKVEKVVVDTNHFKGNFPDNVKIEATLLAETATLQSAQWKVMLDSSKLSAHREHVYQEESLRFRGPCSHVRITMAPDGGISRVRLFGVVL, via the exons ATGTCCTCCGTGGTGCAGAAAACCGTCGAACCGGCGTTCGTCCAGCTCAGCGAACTGGCCTCCAAGAGT AGCGGTGGCCGGATTCTGTTTGCGACGGACGATTGGTTTGCACCGGCCGAATGGATGCTGGCCGATTCGGAGCCGGTGTTCGTGGCGGACAAGTACACCACGTTCGGCAAGTGGATGGACGGATGGGAGACGAGACGTAAGCGGATCGCCGGGCACGATTGGTGCATCGTCCGGTTGACGGCACCGGCGCGGGTCTGCGGCATCATGGTTGATACGGCGCATTTCACCGGGAACTTTGCTCCGAGGTTTTCGCTGCAGGGTGCCCTGTTGGATGTGACCGAGGAGGAATCGATTCCGGAACGTGGCCGCGAGATGATGGGGACGGCCTGCAGTGAGAAGGAATTGCAGCTGATGGCCGCGCTCGGAAGTGACCGATGGAAGGAGATCATCGAGATGACCCCGCTGAAGCCGGGCTACGAAGATACCCGCAAGCAGTACTTTAGCGTCACGAGTGACCAGGTGTTTAGCCATTTGAGGGTCAACATCTTTCCGGACGGCGGGATCGCTCGGTTGCGCGTGTTCGGTCAGGTTCAACCGAATCTTCAAGCGCTAGCCTCAACCGGTCGACTCGTAGATCTGCTGGGAATGCTCAACGGAGGTCAGTGCTTAACATTCTCGAACGCCCACTACGGCCATCCGAGGAATCTGTGCAAACCTAACCGGGGCATCAACATGGGCGACGGTTGGGAAACGGCCCGACGGCTGGATCGACCACCCGTCCTGAAAACAGACCGCCAAGGAATCCTCCAAGTGCCCGGATGCGAGTGGGCCATCTTCAAGCTATGCTCACCGCGCTCAAAAGTTGAAAAGGTCGTCGTGGACACGAACCACTTCAAGGGAAACTTCCCGGACAACGTAAAAATTGAGGCCACACTACTAGCGGAAACCGCAACGCTGCAATCCGCCCAGTGGAAGGTCATGCTGGACAGCAGTAAGCTGTCGGCCCACCGGGAACACGTCTACCAGGAGGAATCGCTACGGTTCCGGGGACCGTGCTCGCACGTACGCATCACGATGGCACCGGACGGTGGAATTTCGCGCGTCCGACTGTTTGGAgtagttttgtaa